The Leifsonia williamsii genome includes a region encoding these proteins:
- a CDS encoding ATP-binding cassette domain-containing protein, with protein sequence MTLERVGHRYSDEWLFRGLTRTLTPGAVYSLTGPSGSGKSTLLSILSGWLPPREGAVERPKDLRTAWVFQNPHGTAHRTARDHVVLPLLAHGLSTREADEMAERHLETVGLHTLTDRAFHELSGGEAQRLMLARGLASAPHLLLVDEPTAQLDQRTAATVNTAIRAIAADHTIVVVATHDPRTRDACTDHIALDAYSTGSAQA encoded by the coding sequence GTGACGTTGGAGCGTGTCGGACACCGCTACTCGGACGAGTGGCTGTTCCGCGGACTCACCCGTACGCTCACGCCGGGGGCCGTCTATTCGTTGACGGGGCCCTCGGGCTCCGGCAAGAGCACGCTGCTGTCGATCCTCTCCGGCTGGCTCCCGCCACGAGAGGGCGCTGTCGAACGTCCGAAGGACCTCCGTACCGCTTGGGTCTTCCAGAATCCGCACGGCACCGCGCACCGCACCGCGCGCGATCATGTCGTACTGCCCTTGCTCGCCCATGGCCTCAGCACGAGGGAGGCCGACGAGATGGCGGAACGGCATCTCGAGACGGTCGGCCTGCACACCCTGACCGATCGGGCATTCCACGAGCTCTCGGGAGGAGAGGCGCAACGCCTCATGCTGGCACGCGGACTCGCCTCCGCACCTCATCTGCTGCTCGTCGACGAGCCGACCGCACAGTTGGATCAGCGCACCGCAGCAACCGTCAACACGGCCATCCGCGCGATCGCCGCCGACCACACGATCGTCGTCGTGGCCACGCACGATCCGCGCACACGTGATGCCTGCACCGATCACATCGCGCTGGACGCTTACTCGACCGGATCGGCGCAGGCATGA
- a CDS encoding IclR family transcriptional regulator, translated as MGESKVPAAENTLRILGHLAAQRGPVPAAGIASALGLPRSTVYHLLAVLAEHGFVLHFPEARRYGLGVAAYELSSAFSRQQPLSRLGRPIVAALVDALGESGHVAVLHGRDVVYIVEERAPRRPRLVTDVGVRLPAHLTASGRALLASLPAEQLRALYPDRDAFEERTGAGPHSYAELRRLVAAVRERGYATEDGDVTPGFASVAVSVRDHAGWPAAGIAVTFPRENVPPERWEALAARVRDAAAELSRRIRGV; from the coding sequence ATGGGCGAGAGCAAGGTGCCCGCCGCCGAGAACACGCTGCGCATCCTCGGCCACCTCGCGGCGCAGCGCGGCCCGGTGCCCGCGGCCGGCATCGCCTCCGCGCTGGGGCTGCCGCGGTCGACGGTGTACCACCTGCTCGCGGTGCTGGCCGAGCACGGTTTCGTGCTGCACTTCCCGGAGGCGCGCCGCTACGGCCTCGGCGTCGCCGCGTACGAGCTGTCGAGCGCCTTCTCGCGGCAGCAGCCGCTCAGCCGCCTCGGCCGCCCGATCGTCGCCGCCCTGGTCGACGCGCTCGGCGAGTCCGGTCACGTCGCCGTGCTGCACGGCCGCGACGTCGTCTACATCGTGGAGGAGCGGGCGCCGCGCCGTCCGCGCCTCGTCACGGACGTGGGGGTGCGGCTCCCCGCCCACCTAACGGCGAGCGGACGGGCGCTGCTCGCCTCCCTCCCCGCCGAGCAGCTGCGCGCGCTGTACCCGGATCGCGACGCGTTCGAGGAGCGCACGGGAGCCGGCCCGCACTCCTACGCCGAGCTGCGCCGCCTGGTCGCCGCCGTGCGCGAGCGCGGCTACGCCACCGAGGACGGCGACGTGACCCCCGGCTTCGCCTCGGTCGCCGTGTCGGTGCGCGACCACGCGGGCTGGCCGGCCGCGGGCATCGCGGTCACCTTCCCGCGCGAGAACGTACCGCCGGAGCGGTGGGAGGCGCTGGCCGCGCGCGTGCGCGACGCGGCCGCCGAGCTGTCGCGGCGGATCCGGGGGGTCTAG
- the hutH gene encoding histidine ammonia-lyase — protein MLHTAGTTAPLPDAATTPPVTVGARPLTIADVVAVARHDAPVALDPAALDAVAASRALVEALADDPQPHYGISTGFGALATTFIPAERRAQLQASLVRSHAAGSGPEVEREVVRALMLLRLATLMTARTGVQRRTVETYAALLNAGITPVVHEYGSLGCSGDLAPLAHCALAAMGEGRVRVAGELLDASTALADAGIEPVVLAEKEGLALINGTDGMLGMLALALHDLHGLLVTADIAAAMSVEALLGTDAVFADDLQRLRPHAGQAVSAGNLRALLAGSPLVASHKGPECTRVQDAYSLRCAPQVHGGARDTLAHATLVAEGELASAIDNPVLTLDGRVESNGNFHGAPVAYALDFLAIVVADVASMSERRTDRFLDPARNQGLPPFLAHEVGVDSGLMIAQYTAAGIVSELKRLAAPASVDSIPSSAMQEDHVSMGWAAARKLRRALDGLGRVLAIELLTAARGAELRAPLAQGAATSAVTAALRTVAAGPGPDRFLAPELEAATALVASGTIRTAAEQALASPLP, from the coding sequence ATGCTCCACACCGCCGGCACCACCGCACCACTTCCCGACGCCGCCACGACGCCTCCCGTCACCGTCGGCGCCCGCCCGCTCACCATCGCCGACGTCGTCGCCGTCGCCCGGCACGACGCTCCCGTCGCGCTCGACCCCGCCGCGCTCGACGCCGTCGCCGCCTCCCGCGCCCTCGTGGAGGCGCTGGCCGACGACCCGCAGCCGCACTACGGCATCTCGACCGGCTTCGGCGCGCTGGCCACCACCTTCATCCCGGCCGAACGCCGCGCCCAGCTGCAGGCGAGCCTCGTGCGCTCGCACGCCGCGGGCAGCGGTCCGGAGGTCGAGCGGGAGGTCGTGCGCGCCCTCATGCTGCTGCGCCTCGCCACCCTTATGACCGCACGCACCGGCGTGCAGCGACGCACGGTCGAGACGTACGCCGCCCTCCTCAACGCCGGGATCACCCCGGTCGTGCACGAGTACGGCTCGCTCGGCTGCTCGGGCGATCTGGCACCGCTGGCGCACTGCGCGCTCGCGGCGATGGGCGAGGGGAGGGTGCGGGTCGCCGGCGAGCTGCTCGACGCCTCCACCGCCCTGGCCGACGCCGGCATCGAGCCCGTCGTGCTGGCCGAGAAGGAGGGCCTCGCGCTCATCAACGGCACCGACGGGATGCTGGGGATGCTCGCGCTGGCGCTGCACGACCTCCACGGCCTCCTCGTCACCGCCGACATCGCCGCCGCCATGAGCGTGGAGGCGCTGCTCGGCACCGACGCGGTGTTCGCCGACGACCTGCAGCGGCTGCGCCCGCACGCCGGGCAGGCTGTGTCGGCGGGCAACCTCCGTGCGCTGCTCGCCGGGTCTCCGCTCGTGGCCAGTCACAAGGGCCCGGAGTGCACGCGCGTGCAGGACGCGTACTCGCTGCGCTGCGCGCCGCAGGTGCACGGCGGCGCTCGCGACACTCTCGCGCACGCGACGCTCGTCGCCGAGGGCGAGCTGGCCTCCGCGATCGACAACCCCGTGCTGACCCTCGACGGGCGCGTGGAGTCGAACGGCAACTTCCACGGCGCGCCCGTCGCGTACGCGCTCGACTTCCTGGCGATCGTCGTGGCGGATGTGGCGAGCATGTCCGAGCGGCGGACCGACCGGTTCCTCGACCCGGCGCGCAACCAGGGTCTACCGCCGTTCCTGGCGCACGAGGTCGGCGTCGACTCGGGGCTGATGATCGCGCAGTACACCGCGGCCGGGATCGTGTCGGAGCTGAAGCGGCTGGCCGCCCCGGCCTCCGTCGACTCCATCCCGTCGTCGGCCATGCAGGAGGACCACGTCTCGATGGGCTGGGCCGCGGCGCGCAAGCTGCGGCGAGCGCTCGACGGGCTCGGCCGCGTGCTCGCGATCGAGCTGCTCACCGCCGCGCGCGGCGCGGAGCTGCGGGCGCCGCTCGCCCAGGGCGCCGCGACCTCCGCTGTGACGGCGGCGCTGCGCACGGTCGCCGCGGGGCCGGGCCCCGACCGCTTCCTCGCGCCCGAGCTGGAGGCCGCCACCGCCCTCGTCGCGTCCGGCACCATCCGCACGGCCGCCGAGCAGGCCCTCGCCTCCCCCCTCCCCTGA
- the hutU gene encoding urocanate hydratase, with protein sequence MQGARPVRAPRGTALSAKSWQTEAPLRMLMNNLDPEVAERPDDLVVYGGTGRAARSWEAFDAIVASLRDLEADETLLVQSGKPVGVFRTHEWAPRVLIANSNLVGDWATWPEFRRLEAQGLTMYGQMTAGSWIYIGSQGILQGTFETFGAVAAKLAARQGGSDEHSGGTLEGTLTLTGGCGGMGGAQPLAVTMNGGAVLIVDVDRARLQRRVDHGYLDELAPDLDSAVERALAAKAERRPLSVGVVGNAAEVFPELLRRGVPIDIVTDQTSAHDPLSYLPAGYDVETWHERAAADPEGFTAAARASMAAQVEAMVGFLDGGAEVFDYGNSIRAEAQLGGYERAFDFPGFVPAYIRPLFAEGKGPFRWAALSGDPADIAVTDRAVLELFPHDEHLRRWITQAGEKVHFEGLPARICWLGYKERHLAGLRFNELVASGELSAPVVIGRDHLDSGSVASPYRETEAMADGSDAIADWPLLNALLNTASGATWVSIHHGGGVGIGRSIHAGQVVVADGTPLAAEKIERVLINDPGTGVMRHVDAGYERAVEVAEERGLRIPMREAAEGRAATSRAAATAATTPVAGA encoded by the coding sequence ATGCAGGGAGCACGTCCCGTCCGCGCCCCGCGCGGCACCGCCCTCAGCGCCAAGAGCTGGCAGACCGAGGCGCCGCTGCGCATGCTCATGAACAACCTCGACCCCGAGGTCGCCGAGCGCCCCGACGACCTCGTCGTCTACGGCGGCACCGGCCGCGCCGCCCGCAGCTGGGAGGCGTTCGACGCCATCGTCGCCAGCCTCCGCGACCTGGAGGCCGACGAGACCCTGCTGGTCCAGTCCGGCAAGCCGGTCGGCGTCTTCCGCACCCACGAATGGGCGCCGCGCGTGCTGATCGCCAACTCGAACCTCGTCGGCGACTGGGCCACGTGGCCCGAGTTCCGCCGGCTGGAGGCGCAGGGCCTCACCATGTACGGCCAGATGACCGCCGGCTCCTGGATCTACATCGGCTCGCAGGGCATCCTGCAGGGCACCTTCGAGACCTTCGGCGCCGTCGCCGCGAAGCTCGCCGCCCGCCAGGGCGGGTCTGACGAGCACAGTGGCGGGACGCTGGAGGGCACCCTCACCCTCACCGGCGGCTGCGGCGGCATGGGCGGCGCGCAGCCGCTGGCCGTCACGATGAACGGCGGCGCCGTCCTCATCGTCGACGTCGACCGGGCGCGCCTCCAGCGCCGCGTCGACCACGGCTACCTCGACGAGCTGGCGCCCGACCTCGATTCGGCCGTCGAGCGCGCCCTCGCGGCCAAGGCCGAGCGGCGCCCGCTGTCGGTCGGCGTCGTCGGCAACGCGGCAGAGGTCTTCCCCGAGCTGCTGCGCCGCGGGGTCCCGATCGACATCGTGACGGACCAGACGAGTGCGCACGACCCGCTCAGCTACCTCCCCGCCGGGTACGACGTCGAGACCTGGCACGAGCGCGCCGCCGCCGACCCGGAGGGCTTCACGGCCGCCGCGCGCGCCTCCATGGCGGCCCAGGTGGAGGCGATGGTCGGCTTCCTCGACGGCGGCGCCGAGGTCTTCGACTACGGCAACTCGATCCGGGCGGAGGCGCAGCTCGGCGGGTACGAGCGCGCGTTCGACTTCCCCGGCTTCGTGCCTGCGTACATCCGCCCGCTGTTCGCCGAGGGCAAGGGCCCGTTCCGCTGGGCGGCGCTGTCGGGCGACCCCGCCGACATCGCGGTCACCGACCGGGCCGTGCTGGAGCTGTTCCCGCACGACGAGCACCTGCGCCGCTGGATCACCCAGGCGGGCGAGAAGGTGCACTTCGAGGGCCTCCCGGCCCGCATCTGCTGGCTCGGCTACAAGGAGCGCCACCTCGCCGGCCTGCGCTTCAACGAGCTCGTGGCGAGCGGCGAGCTGTCGGCGCCCGTGGTCATCGGCCGCGACCACCTCGACTCGGGGTCGGTCGCCTCCCCGTATCGCGAGACGGAGGCGATGGCCGACGGCTCCGACGCCATCGCCGACTGGCCGCTGCTGAACGCGCTCCTCAACACGGCCTCCGGCGCGACGTGGGTGTCGATCCACCACGGAGGAGGCGTCGGGATCGGCCGCAGCATCCACGCGGGCCAGGTCGTCGTCGCCGACGGAACGCCGCTGGCCGCCGAGAAGATCGAGCGCGTGCTGATCAACGACCCCGGAACGGGCGTGATGCGGCACGTGGATGCGGGGTACGAGCGGGCGGTCGAGGTGGCCGAGGAGCGCGGGCTGCGCATCCCGATGCGGGAGGCGGCGGAAGGGCGGGCAGCGACTTCGCGAGCCGCCGCCACCGCCGCCACCACCCCGGTCGCCGGAGCCTGA
- the hutI gene encoding imidazolonepropionase has protein sequence MTATLLTGIGELTTFDPQHEGPLGIVRDAALLAVDGRVEWTGPASAAPVSDADRVEDAGGAAVIPGFVDSHTHLVFAGDRAAEFEARMAGRPYSAGGIRSTVAATRAASDEHLRARLARFVTELRAQGTTTFEIKSGYGLTVADEERLLRLAREVTDETTFLGAHVVPPEFADDPDAYVDLVTGPMLDACAPHARWIDVFCERGAFTVEQSRRVLEAGAARGLGVRVHASQLGEGAGVALAVALDAASVDHCTYLTNDDVQLLAASETVATLLPGVEFSTRQPYPDARRLLDAGATVALASDCNPGSSFTSSMAFCIAVAVRDMGMTVAEALRAATLGGAQALRRDDVGHLRPGARADYVVLDAPSAVHLAYRPGVPLVRATHVA, from the coding sequence GTGACCGCCACCCTGCTGACCGGCATCGGCGAGCTGACGACCTTCGACCCGCAGCACGAGGGTCCGCTCGGAATCGTGCGCGACGCCGCCCTGCTCGCCGTCGACGGTCGCGTGGAGTGGACGGGCCCAGCCTCCGCCGCTCCCGTCTCCGACGCGGACCGGGTGGAGGATGCGGGCGGCGCTGCGGTCATCCCGGGCTTCGTGGACAGCCACACGCACCTCGTGTTCGCCGGCGACCGCGCCGCCGAGTTCGAGGCGCGCATGGCGGGCCGCCCCTACAGCGCGGGCGGCATCCGGAGCACGGTCGCGGCCACCCGGGCGGCGTCGGACGAGCACCTGCGCGCCCGACTCGCCCGGTTCGTCACCGAACTGCGCGCCCAGGGCACGACCACCTTCGAGATCAAGAGCGGCTACGGCCTGACCGTCGCCGACGAGGAACGGCTGCTCCGGCTCGCGCGCGAGGTCACGGACGAGACGACGTTCCTCGGCGCGCACGTCGTGCCTCCCGAGTTCGCGGACGACCCCGATGCCTACGTCGATCTCGTCACCGGCCCGATGCTCGACGCGTGCGCGCCGCACGCCCGGTGGATCGACGTGTTCTGCGAGCGGGGCGCCTTCACCGTCGAGCAGTCGCGTCGAGTCCTGGAGGCGGGCGCCGCCCGCGGACTCGGCGTGCGCGTGCACGCGAGCCAGCTCGGCGAAGGCGCCGGCGTCGCGCTCGCGGTCGCGCTGGATGCGGCGAGCGTCGACCACTGCACCTACCTGACCAATGACGACGTACAACTGCTGGCTGCGTCGGAGACCGTCGCGACCCTCCTGCCCGGAGTCGAGTTCTCGACGCGGCAGCCCTACCCGGACGCCCGCCGTCTCCTCGACGCGGGCGCGACGGTGGCGCTGGCGAGCGACTGCAACCCCGGCTCGTCGTTCACGTCGTCGATGGCCTTCTGCATCGCGGTCGCCGTGCGCGACATGGGGATGACCGTCGCGGAGGCGCTGCGGGCCGCGACCCTCGGCGGCGCCCAGGCGCTGCGCCGCGACGACGTGGGCCACCTCCGCCCCGGCGCCCGCGCCGACTACGTCGTGCTCGACGCCCCCTCGGCCGTGCACCTCGCGTACCGCCCGGGCGTCCCGCTCGTGCGCGCGACGCACGTCGCGTAG
- a CDS encoding arginase family protein — protein MSASPRPLSVDPLWPRAGDWPALDDVAEGERVDLALLGIPTWRTSLSPTGAGATPAAVREALRRYSASAPGLDVEALRIVDAGDVDEPDGVEGEARATATMRRVAERASLTVAVGGDNALTVPAMLGAAADDLATAGLITVDAHHDLRDGVSNGSPVRRLLEAGLDGRRVVQLGIADFANSAAYTARAAEHGIHVVTRDELRERPLDEVMAEALAIAGAAGGPVHVDLDVDVCDRSVAPACPASVPGGIAAWELRRLARLAAASPLVRSIDIAEVDATADAPDGRTVRLAALLVLEAAAGLAARGR, from the coding sequence ATGAGTGCGTCGCCGCGTCCGCTGTCCGTCGATCCGTTGTGGCCGCGGGCGGGTGACTGGCCGGCGCTCGATGATGTCGCCGAGGGCGAGCGGGTCGACCTCGCGCTGCTCGGCATCCCGACCTGGCGCACCTCGCTGTCGCCGACCGGTGCGGGCGCGACGCCGGCGGCGGTGCGGGAGGCGCTGCGACGGTACTCGGCCTCCGCTCCGGGGCTCGACGTGGAGGCGCTGCGCATCGTCGACGCCGGCGATGTGGACGAGCCCGACGGTGTGGAGGGGGAGGCCAGGGCCACGGCGACGATGCGCCGGGTGGCCGAGCGGGCCTCCCTCACGGTCGCGGTCGGCGGGGACAACGCGCTCACGGTCCCGGCGATGCTCGGCGCGGCCGCGGACGACCTCGCGACCGCCGGGCTGATCACGGTCGACGCCCACCACGACCTGCGGGACGGGGTCTCGAACGGGTCGCCGGTCCGTCGCCTGCTGGAGGCCGGGCTCGACGGGCGCCGGGTGGTGCAGCTCGGGATCGCGGACTTCGCCAACTCGGCCGCGTACACGGCCCGCGCGGCCGAGCACGGCATCCACGTCGTGACCCGTGACGAGCTGCGTGAGCGGCCGCTCGACGAGGTCATGGCCGAGGCGCTGGCGATCGCGGGGGCGGCGGGAGGCCCGGTGCACGTCGACCTCGACGTCGACGTGTGCGACCGGTCGGTGGCGCCCGCGTGCCCGGCGTCGGTCCCGGGCGGGATCGCCGCGTGGGAGCTGCGCCGGCTCGCGCGCCTGGCCGCGGCCTCCCCGCTGGTCCGGTCGATCGACATCGCCGAGGTCGACGCGACGGCCGACGCCCCGGATGGCCGCACGGTGCGCCTCGCTGCCCTGCTCGTGTTGGAGGCGGCGGCCGGCCTGGCGGCGCGGGGCCGGTAG
- a CDS encoding efflux RND transporter permease subunit → MHFLAVLSMKNRALIALVTIVAAVFGGLALTNLKQELAPSISFPQLAVLTSYPGASPEVVNNDVSTPIEAAIQGVPDLESTSAVSSTNQSIITARFTYGTDLATAEQKIERAINRISSTLPADVEPQVLSGSIDDLPVIQLAVSGGDDQRKLSDDITRLALPDIKDVAGVNDAQLVGEVGRRITITPDDAKLAAAGVSRQSITDALKQNGVLLPGGSITEDDKTLSIQSGTQLGSVDDIAALPLVASGGGSAGAGAGGSAAGGSAAGGGAAGSGAAAGSGAAAGSGAAAGASGAAAALPGVVAPAAPATIGEVAAVAEVDDPVTSLSRVDGKPALTIAVTKLPSANTVEVSHGVRDLLPDLKDKLGAGTTITVVFDQAPFIEQSIQSLTEEGLLGLLMAVIVILIFLLSIRSTLVTAISIPTSVLITFIVMWATGYTLNIITLGALTIAIGRVVDDSIVVIENIKRQLVPGADRAVTIVRAVREVAGAITASTITTVAVFLPLAFVGDVTGELFRPFALTVTIALLSSLLVALTIVPVLAYWFLRAPKAHKHEGGAEAGAGHLSVEEAAAGGEDELEHPSRLQKGYLPIIRWTLRHSALTVVLAIVVLIGTAALAPLMKTNFLGSSGQNSLTVTQTLEPGASLQAKDDAAKTVEQKLLDTDGVQTVQVSIGSSGSSLRDAFTGGGGGNTTFSITTDPDADQEKLQSTIEGELGDLKGQGDITVSSQSGFGASTDIEVDITASSDQDLQKATDSVVAELKKQKSLSQVTDNLSASLPYISVAVDRTKAAQAGLSEVAVGTIVSQTMQPTQVGSVAIDNTTLTIYLQNANPPTTVAGLSELQIPTAAGPVPLSSLATVQEAKGPATVTTERGLRTSTVTATPATDNLTTANTEVAAALDKADLPDGATAKVGGVSSNQTDAFQQLGIALLAAILIVYIVMVATFRSLRQPLLLLVSVPFAATGAILLQLVSGIPLGVASLIGVLMLIGIVVTNAIVLIDLVNQYRARGLSVADAVEHGASRRLRPILMTALATIAALTPMAIGLTGHGGFISQPLAIVVIGGLVSSTVLTLVVLPTLYNLVEGARERRLARKAARGGGGADGPGAGGPGAGGPGAGGPEDDRPEPPVFTAPAGGRQL, encoded by the coding sequence GTGCACTTTCTCGCCGTGCTCAGCATGAAGAACCGCGCCCTGATCGCGCTGGTCACCATCGTCGCCGCCGTGTTCGGCGGCCTCGCGCTGACGAACCTGAAGCAGGAGCTGGCCCCCTCCATCTCGTTCCCCCAGCTCGCCGTGCTGACCAGCTACCCCGGCGCGTCGCCGGAGGTCGTCAACAACGACGTGAGCACGCCGATCGAGGCGGCCATCCAGGGCGTGCCCGACCTCGAGAGCACGTCGGCGGTCAGCAGCACGAACCAGTCGATCATCACCGCGCGATTCACCTACGGCACCGACCTGGCGACGGCCGAGCAGAAGATCGAGCGCGCCATCAACCGCATCTCGTCGACCCTGCCCGCCGACGTGGAGCCGCAGGTGCTCTCCGGCAGCATCGACGACCTCCCCGTCATCCAGCTGGCGGTCAGCGGAGGCGACGACCAGCGCAAGCTGAGCGACGACATCACCCGGCTCGCCCTGCCCGACATCAAGGACGTCGCCGGCGTCAACGACGCACAGCTCGTCGGCGAGGTCGGCCGCCGCATCACCATCACTCCCGACGACGCGAAGCTCGCCGCCGCGGGTGTGAGCCGCCAGTCGATCACGGACGCGCTCAAGCAGAACGGCGTGCTGCTGCCCGGCGGGTCGATCACCGAGGACGACAAGACGCTCTCCATCCAGTCCGGCACGCAGCTCGGGTCGGTGGACGACATCGCGGCGCTGCCGCTGGTGGCGTCGGGCGGGGGCTCGGCCGGAGCCGGGGCCGGGGGTTCTGCCGCGGGCGGCTCGGCCGCGGGCGGTGGCGCCGCGGGCTCGGGTGCCGCCGCGGGCTCTGGCGCAGCCGCCGGTTCGGGCGCCGCCGCAGGCGCCTCCGGGGCCGCTGCCGCCCTCCCCGGCGTCGTCGCGCCGGCTGCGCCGGCCACCATCGGCGAGGTCGCGGCGGTCGCCGAGGTCGACGACCCGGTGACCTCCCTCTCGCGCGTCGACGGCAAGCCCGCGCTGACGATCGCGGTCACCAAGCTCCCCTCGGCGAACACCGTCGAGGTGTCGCACGGGGTCCGCGACCTCCTCCCCGACCTCAAGGACAAGCTGGGCGCCGGCACGACCATCACCGTCGTCTTCGACCAGGCGCCGTTCATCGAGCAGTCGATCCAGTCGCTGACCGAGGAGGGGCTGCTCGGCCTCCTGATGGCGGTGATCGTCATCCTGATCTTCCTGCTGTCGATCCGGTCGACGCTGGTGACGGCCATCTCCATCCCGACCAGCGTGCTGATCACCTTCATCGTGATGTGGGCGACCGGCTACACGCTCAATATCATCACGCTCGGCGCGCTCACCATCGCGATCGGGCGCGTGGTCGACGACTCCATCGTCGTCATCGAGAACATCAAGCGGCAGCTGGTGCCGGGCGCCGACCGGGCGGTGACCATCGTGCGGGCCGTGCGGGAGGTCGCGGGCGCGATCACCGCCTCCACCATCACGACGGTCGCGGTGTTCCTGCCGCTCGCGTTCGTGGGCGACGTGACCGGCGAGCTGTTCCGGCCGTTCGCGCTCACGGTGACCATCGCGCTGCTGTCGTCGCTGCTCGTGGCGCTGACGATCGTGCCGGTGCTCGCGTACTGGTTCCTGCGCGCGCCGAAGGCGCATAAGCACGAGGGCGGCGCCGAGGCCGGGGCCGGCCACCTCTCCGTCGAGGAGGCCGCGGCCGGCGGCGAGGACGAGCTCGAGCACCCGTCGCGGCTGCAGAAGGGGTACCTCCCGATCATCCGCTGGACCCTGCGGCACTCGGCGCTCACCGTCGTGCTCGCCATCGTGGTGCTGATCGGGACGGCGGCCCTCGCGCCGCTGATGAAGACGAACTTCCTCGGGTCGAGCGGGCAGAACTCGCTCACGGTCACGCAGACCCTGGAGCCGGGGGCCAGCCTCCAGGCGAAGGACGACGCGGCGAAGACGGTCGAGCAGAAGCTGCTCGACACCGACGGCGTGCAGACGGTGCAGGTGTCGATCGGATCGAGCGGCTCCAGCCTCCGCGACGCCTTCACCGGCGGCGGTGGCGGCAACACCACCTTCTCGATCACCACCGACCCCGACGCCGACCAGGAGAAGCTGCAGTCGACCATCGAGGGCGAGCTCGGCGACCTGAAGGGGCAGGGCGACATCACGGTGTCGTCGCAGAGCGGGTTCGGTGCCTCCACCGACATCGAGGTGGACATCACCGCGAGCAGCGACCAGGACCTCCAGAAGGCCACCGACTCGGTCGTCGCGGAGCTGAAGAAGCAGAAGTCGCTGTCGCAGGTGACCGACAACCTCAGCGCCTCCCTGCCGTACATCTCGGTCGCGGTGGACCGAACGAAGGCGGCGCAGGCCGGGCTGAGCGAGGTCGCGGTCGGCACGATCGTGTCGCAGACCATGCAGCCGACGCAGGTGGGTTCGGTCGCGATCGACAACACGACCCTGACGATCTACCTGCAGAACGCGAACCCGCCGACGACCGTCGCGGGGCTGTCGGAGCTGCAGATCCCGACCGCGGCCGGCCCGGTACCGCTCAGCTCGCTCGCCACCGTCCAGGAGGCCAAGGGCCCGGCGACCGTGACCACCGAGCGCGGACTCCGCACCTCCACCGTCACCGCGACGCCCGCGACCGACAACCTCACGACGGCCAACACGGAGGTCGCCGCGGCGCTCGACAAGGCCGACCTGCCCGACGGCGCCACGGCGAAGGTCGGCGGCGTCTCGTCGAACCAGACCGACGCATTCCAGCAGCTCGGGATCGCGCTGCTGGCGGCCATCCTGATCGTCTACATCGTCATGGTCGCGACGTTCCGCTCGCTGCGGCAGCCGCTGCTGCTGCTCGTGTCGGTGCCCTTCGCGGCGACCGGTGCGATCCTCCTGCAGCTGGTCTCCGGCATCCCGCTCGGCGTGGCGTCGCTGATCGGCGTGCTGATGCTGATCGGCATCGTCGTGACCAACGCGATCGTGCTCATCGACCTGGTCAACCAGTACCGGGCGCGCGGGCTGTCGGTCGCGGACGCGGTGGAGCACGGCGCCTCCCGGCGACTCCGGCCCATCCTGATGACGGCGCTCGCCACCATCGCCGCGCTGACGCCCATGGCGATCGGCCTCACCGGCCACGGCGGCTTCATCTCGCAGCCGCTCGCCATCGTCGTGATCGGCGGCCTGGTGTCGTCGACCGTGCTGACGCTGGTCGTGCTCCCGACGCTGTACAACCTCGTGGAGGGTGCGCGCGAGCGACGGCTGGCGCGGAAGGCGGCGCGCGGAGGCGGCGGTGCCGATGGGCCGGGTGCCGGTGGGCCGGGTGCCGGTGGGCCGGGTGCCGGTGGGCCGGAGGACGACCGGCCGGAGCCTCCCGTCTTCACGGCGCCGGCGGGCGGCCGCCAGCTCTGA